One part of the Anaerofustis stercorihominis DSM 17244 genome encodes these proteins:
- a CDS encoding 4Fe-4S binding protein translates to MKEAKDYFKFLVEEIHSTTFATVDDNGLPETCVIDLMLCDDEALYFLTAKGKGFYDRLIKRKFVSLSGMKGLDTMSTKAVSVKGKVCCIGKEKLDEIFEKNTYINEIYTSEESKMALAVFKIYQGVGEYVDLSVKPMIKRTFSFGGENVEKRGYEITDDCFLCGKCIKVCSFNAIEEAEEKYKITEDNCLECGNCYSVCPAGAVIKY, encoded by the coding sequence ATGAAGGAAGCTAAAGATTACTTTAAATTTTTAGTAGAAGAAATACATTCCACTACTTTCGCAACGGTAGACGATAACGGACTGCCGGAAACCTGCGTAATAGATTTAATGCTTTGTGATGATGAAGCACTATATTTTCTTACCGCCAAAGGCAAAGGCTTTTATGACAGGCTTATCAAGAGGAAATTCGTTTCTTTGTCGGGAATGAAAGGACTTGATACCATGTCTACAAAAGCAGTGAGCGTGAAAGGAAAGGTTTGTTGTATAGGTAAAGAAAAACTGGATGAGATATTTGAAAAGAATACATATATAAATGAAATCTATACCAGCGAAGAGAGTAAAATGGCGCTCGCGGTATTTAAAATTTATCAGGGAGTCGGGGAATATGTAGATCTTTCCGTCAAACCCATGATAAAAAGGACATTTTCATTTGGAGGGGAAAATGTTGAAAAGAGAGGTTATGAAATAACCGATGATTGTTTCCTATGCGGAAAATGTATTAAAGTATGCTCATTTAATGCAATAGAAGAAGCTGAGGAAAAATATAAGATAACTGAAGATAATTGCTTGGAATGCGGGAACTGCTACAGTGTATGTCCCGCAGGAGCTGTAATAAAGTATTAA